A region of the Marmota flaviventris isolate mMarFla1 chromosome 3, mMarFla1.hap1, whole genome shotgun sequence genome:
GGATGTTTCCTAATTGCAACAGGTTCATTCCTCTAGTTCTACATGACATGCTTTCACAAACTGGTTCTTTCACATTCTACTTAAATTAGCTTTGAATTTTCATATCAATGTCAAAAGTCAGGATGAAGCAAGTCAATGTGGGAAAatacatcaagaaaacaaataacaccCAGTTTACATCTGggaattatttgaaaatgatgTGTACAGCAAATTCTCTTTCATAGCATAAAATttccttcccctgtccccttGGTAGGGCAGACCTCAGTGGagcatcaaataaaataaagatgcaagTATCTGGTAAAAGTAAAACAGTAAATCATCTAGCTTAATTCTAGATGTAAACTAGTATGAAAAATCCACATTTAGCTTCTATTTTAAATTCACTGGCTTAACCACTTGTTGAGATACTTAAGCAGGTACTGCAAGCTCATGCACACAAAACCCCtcccactttttaaaacaaaactttagctctaaacccatGCTTGTTAAAAGGATGAAAACTTGTTTGGAAACCTTCAACATGAAAgtgacattaaaaatttttaagccCTCAATTCCAGTTAGTTAGTtactactgaaaataaaatgtttaaattaaagataaattttaatacaGTGAGACTTAGAAAATACTTAGGTccctctatttttttcctctctcttaacTAGCCATGGGAAAGTCTCCTTATTTTTCACTGTGCAATTGGAGAGTACTGGATtgtcaatttcatttcattgcaCCTTTAAATTTAGTCAGAATTTTTCCAAGGTAACATTAATGTATAAGATACTCTGTGCAATACTCAAATAAACCAAAGGAAAAACTATTACAAGTTTTTGTTGTCAAAATGAAGACCTTTTCCATTACTATTTTGCTATAGTGCCTCATAATTACTTTTCTTAATCTGtgaaaaaattactttctttcaAATTGATTGGAAACAAATCTCTGtaactaaaaagcaaaatgtgcTCTTAAGGTCCTAGAAGAAAATTTCCAATATTTGGGGATGTTATCAAGTCTCAGGcacaaaacaaagcaataaaatccATCTAAAAGTCTTGGACATGCTATGTACTGTAGTACATTTTTGGTAAAGCAAGTTCTTTTGGAACCAAAATCATTACTTTTCATTGAGAGTATGAGTCCACATTGCTAATCTAAAACCTGAACACCTGGAGAGAAAACCAGCCAATAGTTCTAgcacttgggttttttttttgtgggaagtTTCTAAGATCAGTGTACTATATAAAGAAAGTCTCTGGTCAAAGTAATTAGATCTTGCTATTCAAAATAAGCATACAGCTAAATACTGCTCTCTGAACACAGTCAAGAACAGGATAGACAAATACCCACATTTTGAAAAGCCCAAGTCATACATCAAAACTCAAGCACCAGATCCTCTCTCTTATAATCTATTTATTCTTAAGCTACTTACAAGTTTGAACCAATGTTTTCCTAATACACAGTAAACGAGAAGAGGGATGCAAACTATTAGGCAGttttagaatgaaaaatattaaaagcagccAAATTTATTTTGCCTGCGGCAAATAGAGGCAAATGGTCCTGACTAGAGGAAGATTTAAAGATATTACTGAAGAATAACATAGTGCTGAGTCACAAGCATGAAGAcatcaaatatttgtttatgCCCTCCTATATGCCAAAAAGGATTTAAGAACCTATTTAAGTCAGGACAACTTTTATCCAACACGCTTCAATTCTGAGACACTTTAGTGCTTATAAATGCACAATCCAAAATATATGCTATACTTAAGATCTCATTCCTTCAGTGTTTATGGCAAATATGgacattttcaattaatttatatGGAAACTGGAAACTTTGCTTTTATGATTAAGACTGCCAAATCAAGAATCGACTAGTAAGTGGGTAACTGAGGAAGTTATCTGGATAACTCTCGGGATTTTTTTCAGGTCTGGAATGCTGGGCCCAAAAGTGATGGTATGACAAGACTGCCCAGGAAATCTCTTTGAACTCTCAAACAGAGGCATTGGAAGAACTAGTTTTTTCATTCTCAGATCAAAAAACAGATAATTCCTGTAAGGTCAGAATAATGTCAACTACTGTAATTGATAATGCTGGTCAGTAACTTATGGAAATTCCAAAATAACATACCTTACTTAAAAACCTCAAGAGGCAACATCCATCTGCATGTAGTTAAATAtgcctttaaataaatattaatatttttgctttatatagtCAAGAAATTTCAGTGATTAACCTTCTGTTGCTTATAGTGTTTATTCTAGAGTAGGATGGTAGGTAAgataattttcaagaaaattctctttaaatCTTTTTGATTAGTGTCTATGCCTTTTACTCTCACCTAATATTATTCATTAAGCCTAATAAAGGGCAGAGTTTGGACTTGGTTTTCACAGGCAATACTACCTAGCTAGAATTTAATAGCTCTGCAtggttttcattatattttaagaaaatcttctATTCACAGAAAGTGATATTACTTTTCCACTTAAAAGTGATATGCtcccttttgaaataaaattacatcaAAAAAATGAGtcaatttaaaaagcataaagtAGTGTATCTAAATGTAAGATTAAAATGGCATGGGGAAATGGCCATATTCCCTGAGATCTTTGTATAGTGCCTGAACTTTAGAAAATTCTGCTTTGAAGTCTGGTTGCCACATAACATAAATTGAAGCTATTGCTTTATAAACTATTCAAGTAGTAAGTTTGTGACCAGGAGAACTCTTTCTTCAGACTAATATGCAGGCATAAGTAGCCATTTTTAGGATGACCATATATTAAATCACTCATTTTCCCGCTTAAAAAACTGCAGGCCAAGGAAGACAGTATGCTAAGCTAGTGGATAAGATCTCTGGAATGCTGGTTCAGAGCACTTCCCTCACATTGTAACAGGAGATAAAAAAGCTATGGTTTTTCTGACATACAGAGTTTAAGCAATCACAGTGAAGGATATTCTGAAATAACATACCTTACTTAAAATACATCTTTAATTATATCTAAGTCTAAATGCATGGATCAGAAAGAGCAGAACTGTCTGGCTTGTGTCTGCCAACTCCTCTCTCCATTCCATGTAGGGGTAATAAGGACAGAGCCCTCAGAAGCCACCTACTGGGCATATAAAGAGGACTAGGGAGATGCAATGTTTCTGGCTTACTGTAGGGATTTTGAAATTTCaagttattttgtttctcttttctcacaCCTACATGCTGGCAATATAATTGAGTTATCAACCCATTTGAAGTTATGACCAACACCTCCTGCTAACCCATGGTTCCCACTGGTGTTCCTTGACCACTTTCCTACTTTTCTAAGTGGTACCTCACACATACCTCCAATTGCTAGACTTCCAACATCCCTCTCCTCCTCAGCTCTTCACCAAGAAAGAAGGTATGAGAAGAGTACAATGCCATTTTCTGATACAAAATTTAGCACTCCAGATTCTAAGCACTTCTTAAATAACCAtttgaataagtgaataaaaatatcattacaaCCTTTTATAAAACTTAGCTGTCTATACAGTAGTTGCTCTCACTACTTTATCCTTTCCTGCTCACAACCTTCTCCAAGCAGGCCTTCATCCCCATAATTTTCAGCTTATTAAACTCAACAATTTAGTGGTTAATTCTCAGTGCTTATCTTGTTGGAAAAAGTTCGACTCCCTTCCTGAAacactttcttctctgtttctgaTATACCATTTTCTGGTTTCTCTCACTGGGAGCTCTCAGAAGGCTCCTTTACAGGTTCCTCCCTAATTCATATGCTGGAGCACCTTAGGGCTGACTCTTCCCTCATCTGCATCTACTTGGCTACACAAAATCTGATTCCTTAACAGCAGCATTAGTGTCGCAGAGGAGCTTgagagaaatgcagaatctcaggcctcACACCAGACTACTGAATAGGAAGCCATATTTTAACATGTTGAGGCAACTCAGACATACAAAAATTGGAGAAGCACCATCAGTTACATGATTTCAAACTCCATTCATAGATTAAATCCCCAAATGTTAatttcctgtcccttctcccaACTTGACACATACAGGACTCTGTACTGATTCCCCTAGAAATCTAAAAGCCATCTGACCCTAAgtacaaaacaaattttaacattttccctCTGGCCAAAAACCCAAGAGTCATCCTTATCATCACTTTGCTTTCTCATTCCTGGATCTAAGTCCTTTTGTTTGTGCCTATAAAACAGAGACTggaggggatggggttgtagcacagtggtagagaatttgcctagcatgcatgaggcactgggtttgattctcagcaccacataaaacaaaacaaaaaaaccaaataaaataaaacacagactgGCACCTACCACTAGCACCATTTCCACGGCTACCACCCTGGTTAGCCACTAACATTTTTGGTGCAAAGACTTGAGTCTCCTCAATTTCCCTATATGCCACCTACAACAAATTCTGTACACAGTATCCAGTGATCTTAAAGTATAAATCAAACCCAGGCTTGTCCTACATTTTCTAGCCCCTTTCACACTGCTCTATTGCTCTGCTTTAATCAAATCAACAAGATTGCTTTGCTCCTCCCTTTCTGCCTCCCTTCCTTATTTCTATTCTCAGCTCTGGTTACTTCCTTAGAAACCTTTAATCACCACAATTAATACTCACCACCCCCTTTCCTTTTACTCTGATTTACTTTAACACTTTAAAAACAGTTCCTGACATTAACTACATCTGACTCTTCCACTAGAATGTATCATCCATGAGCAagggctttttctttttatatcacaACTGTGTAATAAAGAACTCCTGGTACACATAAAGAAGCACTCAAATACTGAGTATTTAGGTACTGGTGGTGGAACTGTTGGGAGCAGGGGATAAACTCTTCAAGAGTTGCATAAATCTGGATGTTGAGAATTCATCATCAGTTTTCATCAATAGGctgaaattttcaaaaagggGCATTGGTTCCAAAACTTTTCTGTAATTAGAATGGTAATCTTTCAAAAATTCTAATGCTTAAACCACATTCCAAATGCAACCCCACCAATTTAGATCACAATTGCTGGGGTTGGAACACAGGGATTAGTATTTTTGAAGCTCCTGAGGTAATTTCATGTGAGGTAAGTTTGGGCACCACTGGTTGTAAAGTCACTATGAATTCTAGACTACTTAACAAAAGAAATCCTAAATATGTTAAGCAACCTTAAGTCTTCTACTTCCCATGTggtatagaaaacaaaatgaaattcatgAACACTGTTTCAAATATTAGATCTTAAAAGAGATCACACCTTCCAGGATTTTCCAGGCTTGTTTTCCTATTAAAAGTCTAATCCAAACTTGGGCATTTTTATTaggaaggatttttttgttttgttttgtttgtctgaTTCTGCTTATATGCTGAGGCAAattaatgtatgaaaaaaatagcgatttttttttttggtgtggaactgggaattgaacccagggcttcatgaatgctagacaagcactctactgctgaggtatatccctagtcctaaaagtgGTGACTTCTATATAAGTTACATCTGAAGGCTTTGGGGAGATTTTCTCATACTGGTATTTAATTTAAATAGTTCCATTCTGGTAATGAGGCCATAAAAATGCTGTATTCTCAAGACAGTAAAGGGTTTGTTTACAACTTGACAAAGttacaataaaagaaattcttaatCATACTGTCTAATATTTCTTGCTTAGGAAGTAAGATAATCAACTGGTTCTAGTTATCAATTAAAACACCCTTAGTATAGAACCTAATCAAATATTTTGCATTTGCATATTTCTAAGCTCACCTTTAAACTCTTGTTCATAACTAAGAATGGAGAAcattaatgaaagagaaaaataactcatttcattatttaaatcCTTCACTACTGTGCAAACACTATAGATTTCAAAAGAACCTTGGAGATATTTAAACTAACTCATTTTATAAGTGAATGACCTGACATTCAGATGAGGTGAAATGGCATGCCTAAAAGTCACACAGGAgaactagaagagaaaaaaaatcaattttttttccaaacaagcAGACAGGATTTTTCACATGTTAATCAAAAAGAATCAAGATCATCAGATTGGGAAGAAATGAGGAATAAAAAGTATGTTACACAGATTTAAAGGACTAATCAATTTCCTGTCCCCCCCAACCAAAAATTGTCCAAACACATGGACATATATCCATCAAGATGCTTACTCTTAAAATACTAGAATCTTGGAAAATTCAATTTACAAATACATTATTAATTGCATTGTTATAATGAAATTAGTTCATTAAACATGAAAACATCAAACAGCACCAATACCAGAAAGTTAAGAAGGTAAATacactattatttaaaataatgtataatcACTAACTGGGACAGAAATGAACTATAGCCCCTAgcaaaactatttaaaacaaCTGTTTGACAGAACGGCAATATTTAAAGACTGGTATATATGCCTTTTTCCCAGATAGGCCTGTGGCTAAGCATTCCAGTAGTGGGTaacatagaaaatattataatgcattttttaaattgttcaacCTTGAACCATGATACTACATTAACCCAAATTTTGCCAATATGAGCCGACAGCATCATTTTTGGTACCCTGACTACTCTTACCTTtcccaataaaaacaaacaaaacattaaacAACTTCCTTATTAAACACTAGGTTAAATGTATCTATTTTGAAGAAGCAGCAAGGCATTTACAAATGGGCTACTGACAGTGTATCAAAATGCTACTAAGGAAAATACAGCAGCAAATACTCTAATAAGAGCACATTATTCCACATggaatcccaaaatactctcaTCTCTAGTTCCTTAAATTTCTGGAAGACTAGAGATTAATAAGTGTATGAACAAATGGGGCTGAAAAAGAAGCTCTCAATGGGATAGTGTTCATATTCTAAATTACCCAAGATAATTTGATGCTTACAGATAAATCCAACTATATCTAAAAAATCTTTGAGCACATGGAACTAAAATGCTAGCAAATCTTTTGTGTTTACCCAAAAAAGAAGCATTGGAGTTTTAAGTGAAAATGAAATAGTCATGGTTTGTGAAGTTTTTATAATGCTCACACCACTCTCTCCCTGTTCCCTGCTCCTTTTATCAGGTGATCTGAAGACTACCTGgtttaaaatatttggtaatttAGTGCAGAAAATTAAGGTCACAGACAAAGTACAACAACTTTTAATACACCATTAATactaatgattaaaaattattgCATAGTCTTATGCATTTACCCTAAAACATTTTCTGAAAGTAAACGAATTatataaaagacaaataaccctTTAAAATATGGATGGCCTTTACTACCTCgatcttctctccttttttgtcttttcagtACTTTTGTCCATTGTTTTCTCATTATCTCCCCTGCACTTTGGGCAATACCATTTCCCCTTTGGTTTATAGGTAAGTGAAACACATGAAAAGTGAAACCATTCAATTGGACACTGTTCATTGTCACATCCTATCATTTCCCCATAAGACACTTGGTTACACAAACAGTATGTAGGTTCATTGGGATCTATTGCAAACTCAACAGGTGAGGCTTCCCTTTCCTGCTTGGCCTTTGAGCGTTTCTTTTTCTTGGCTGACTTCGATTTCTTTTCTTTAGGTGGCTGATCATCACAGTCTTCAATCCCATTTGTCATGTGACATAAATCACGGCTTTCACTGGTTCTCTGCCTGCGGGGTCTTCTTGAAGATCTTTCTGGCTGGCTAGAATCCATTTTTGCTTTATCTGATGCTCGTTCATTTTCAGCAGGATCTTGAAGACACTGTGAATGTAACTCCATTTGTCTTGCTCGATTTTCCACCAATTCGAGCATTTGTGTGACAATCTGAATTTTTTCATCTCCTAATTCTTGACTATTGATTAATGCTCTCTGGAGATGCTGCTGTAGGCGTTTTTTCTGGTTTGAATCatcttctttcttatatttttcatagACATCATCAATTTCCTTTAATGTTtctaaaaagggaaaagaaaaaggagaacatTAGTGAATATTAACATATAATACTTGAAAATTAGAACTTAAGGCATGAAATCCCACTCCTCTATAGTATGTAcacattaaaaaacattattCCCCATACAAGACCTTGTTATCCAATATGAAAGTATACTTAGAAGAAATCAAATCAGAACATAAGAATTTAATGTTATTAATCTACATCTAAAAGGATAAGAGATGTGTCTCTAGtaatcaaaaatgttttaaatagataGGAGTACTGTATGACATTAGAATCTACATAGTACCTTATTGCCTACACTTCATTTGAACTTCAGAACACAACCCTATATAAAAATttactagatctagccataaaaccTGAAATTCCAGAAGTAGGTTACAGATTACAACTCAACTGAATTTACAGGATTTATAAATTCAATCAATGACTTGCTACATGACTCCAGAAAGACAGAGTACCTTCCTTTTCATATCATATCCTTGGATATTATTAAACAGAGAAGACATCGGAAATTTTTAGACTTCCATCTCTTTGTTTTAATGGCTTTTTAATtatagcatcacataaaaaattctacaaatcaaaactattccaGAGAAGGTCCACTGTTTCTGGCATCAACTGACCAAGCCACAACAAAATTACAGTAAGTCAGCACTAGATCACTCTGCCTTTGTAGATAACTCAGCAGTTGGTTCTAAGCTTTTAGAACTGCTGATTTAGTTGCATAGCAAGTGGGACACttatttaaatcaaataaaatggctGAGTCACTAGAAGGTATGCACTAGAAGGAAACTGTATAGTTTCAGAGGTCACCAAAAATTTACTTAGACTAGTTGTATTCAAATCTGTTCAATTTCTTATTGAAACATTTATTCAAATCTGTCCAATTTCTTATTGTAACAATATTAACCAGATATAACTGCTATCAGAAACAGTTCTATCCTAGCAGAAGTGgagaaataaacattaatttatcATACCACATGACATACCACTATTTTATAATCcaattattattatcactacATACCTACCATTGTTTTATATTCCAATATTAATCTAAAGAacagaaatagtaaataaaataaacacactgGAACTGTCTATAAGTAAGATtacacaaaacaaatattaaacaaaaatcttATAAATTAACTCCTCCCTGAAAACTTCAGCTAGTAATACTTGATGGACAATGTTTAACCCAGGACACATAACAAAGTGTCACTAGAGTTGAGGGTACTCATTCCTGTATaccatatttttcaaaacagttcATAACTATTCCATTTGCTCAGTTAGGCATGCAAGTGAATTTCCTAAGAATGCAATTTCCctacaggaaaaataagaaaattattttcctgacaaaaaaaaaaagaaaaaaaggtaagcctggagctggggttgtggctcagcggtacagcacttgcctagcacatgcggggcactgggttcgatcctcagcaccacataaaaataaaataaaggtattttgtccaactacaataaaacaatttttttttaaaaaaaggtaagcCTCATTGCCTCATTTcaaatgtctgtatctaataatTAGGAGCTAATTACATATCATACTTGCACAATGATATTGTACATGagataaaaattcacattttaaagacCTCTTACTTAGACAAGAAAGGAAATTAACACTGACTTCGCTCTTTtgtgtggtaaatattttcttatttaatctccACAACAAACCCACAAGGAGGCCATCACTTCTACATGtgataaataaaattcaagaggAAAGAACCCCAGACTTTGAACTTTGCTAGATCTGTGTGACCCAATAATTTAAGCACTTTGTACAGGCTGTACAAAAGGCacttgaaattaaatattaaattttagttaaaagGTTATTATTTACctaagaaattataaatgagaCTACTAGAACAATAATAAAGGTTCTCTAATAATCAAATCCCATAATAAATACTTCATTCAattgtgaaaatgttttcttatttctcgATTTGATGGGGCCTTTGGTAATTTTTGACAGTGTCTCAAATAGGTGGTGGAGAAATTCTATAAGTTGCCTATAATTTACATAACTAAAAATTGCAACTAGAAAATACTTAAGAACtagtcaaaaattaaaaaaaaaaaatcaaacccgAACCAATAACATTTGCCAAAGTATATAAACAAAACTTTGAAAGTTGAGCAACCATGTGCATAGAGTAAAAACTGTAtcactctttttaaattaatcttgAAATTCATCACAATCTTATTAAAAATCCTCAGATTTTTATCTCCCAATTTGTAAGCCCTACTATATTACTCATAAGAGCAACTTATGACAATCATACATGATCAGATAAGCAGAGCTCCCTGTCAACAAATTTAAATAGTGTCCCTCCCCAACTGAAAATAGCATAACTTTTGTGAAGGGTAAACATGTgcttaaagaaatgtaaaaatgtgcAAGCTTTACAAATATCAGTGCTACtatccaaaaaactaaaaatgttcaatttgagggttttttttttttgggggggggatgtattggggattgagcccaagggtacCCCATCctaacccattttatttttaagaaaatttttaaaaagaaatacaatttatttttaattttttgatactggggattgaacccagacacactttaaccactgagctacatccctagccttttaaaattttcttatgttGAGATagtgtctaagttgcttaggacctcactaagttgctgaggctagtcttgaacttgcagtcctcctccctcagcctcccaagtggctgagattataggtgttcaccaccgcacccagcaaaCTCGCAAACACATGTCTTCTTTCTAGGTTACCATTCACGCTTGTCCTCCATAACTGTAGAAAATAGTATTGGACcgctttgatttaaaaaaaaaaaaaaaaaagtttaagtccAAAAAGAAGGATGGGCTCTAGCcagctttggaaaaaaataacctCGATCTGGTCactttgtaaattttaatttatctgtaaaatgagtttTACTTCATAAGTTCTAGGCCTAGTGCAGCAACAGCCATACTATAAGCAATCAGTATTCCTCCAACAATCGCACGAATTCAGAAGATAAATTTACATACTGAGACACTTAAATGCTCCAACACGCTatagaccaaaaacaaaaaaacaacaacaaaaaaaacctgtcaCCACAGAGGTGGATTCCTTAAGTCACAGGATTAGTGAAGTGTCTAGAAAAACAGAATGGGTCCACGAAGTTATCTTTAAGGTCCATCGTCTGGCTATTTCCACATTAGGTCTGAATACTCCTTGATTCAAGGTTACTAATGCAAAACATCTACCACTTAAACGTCTCCCCGCTAGTTGCAGGCGAAGGGCTGCTGATAGACACTATCTGTAAGAAAGGTTAATTCCCTGTACTAACTTTTTCGACTATAAACGATGGTTTTTGCCTCATCACTCAAAATTTGGCAGAGGAGGAACCCAGAAGTGAAGAGACGCCAAAGCGGTTGCCCAGCCAACCAACCCACTTCCTTCAGGGGCCCGGAAGTGACACCTGGCCCGGAACCTACGCGGAGCCAGGGTCAGCGATGGTCCCAGTAGCAGCGTCCCCGTCGATTCATtgggtgggaaaaagaaaaatgaaacatcatAACAAACACATCGCCAGCCCCGCTGACTAACTGTTAGGGCCCAACTAATGCCTCTCATGGCCCGGATCTCTTCTAAGCAGTCAGCATCGTCCGCCCCTCTAGCCACCAGCCATGTTCGAGGCCAGCGGGAGCGCGCGCGTTCGCGCCCCTCCCAGGTCCTACGTCATGCCCACAGGCCCCGCCCACAGACATCGGGGGCcctccccgccacacacacacccctctccaCCTTTCCCTGCGGGGGACCCCTCCTCTTTAACCATTTGTCAGAAAGAGCTGGGAAAAGGCTGCGGCCTCGGACAGCCCGGAACTTCCCCCCGGGCGGGAGCGGGGAACTGAGTGCTCCACTCCAGAGCCCAGCCGCGAGCTGGAGCCGGGAGGGAGGGACCTCTCCGAGTACGCCTTCGCCGCCCTCTctcgccccctccccccagcacgTTCCAATGCATCTGCTCTCAGGGGGTGGGGGGCCGTAGGGGTAGGGAAAAGCCAGGCCCCGCTAATCAGCCGGAGCCCGGCCAGGGCCCGGCGCTCACTGCTCAGTCCCCGCCCGGCGGCCCCTCAGTCGCCGGAGTGGGAGGGTGTGCGGCACCCGGCCGGTGAGCGCCGGAACAAATGCTTGATTAAAATGGCTGATTCCCCTCCACAGCAGCTGCAGCCGCTGGGTCTGCAGCGGGTCTGACGAgcggcccccacccccacccgagACCCCACAGAAGTCCTCGCCGACCGCAGCGGGAAAAGGGAGGGCCGCGAACCCCGTCTCCAGTCCCTTCTCCCCGTCCCACACAGCAGAACCCCTCTGTG
Encoded here:
- the Ing2 gene encoding inhibitor of growth protein 2 isoform X2, which translates into the protein MRGISWALTVSQRGWRCVCYDVSFFFFPPNESTGTLLLGPSLTLAPQTLKEIDDVYEKYKKEDDSNQKKRLQQHLQRALINSQELGDEKIQIVTQMLELVENRARQMELHSQCLQDPAENERASDKAKMDSSQPERSSRRPRRQRTSESRDLCHMTNGIEDCDDQPPKEKKSKSAKKKKRSKAKQEREASPVEFAIDPNEPTYCLCNQVSYGEMIGCDNEQCPIEWFHFSCVSLTYKPKGKWYCPKCRGDNEKTMDKSTEKTKKERRSR
- the Ing2 gene encoding inhibitor of growth protein 2 isoform X1 codes for the protein MLGQQQQQLYSSAALLTGERSRLLTCYVQDYLECVESLPHDMQRNVSVLRELDNKYQETLKEIDDVYEKYKKEDDSNQKKRLQQHLQRALINSQELGDEKIQIVTQMLELVENRARQMELHSQCLQDPAENERASDKAKMDSSQPERSSRRPRRQRTSESRDLCHMTNGIEDCDDQPPKEKKSKSAKKKKRSKAKQEREASPVEFAIDPNEPTYCLCNQVSYGEMIGCDNEQCPIEWFHFSCVSLTYKPKGKWYCPKCRGDNEKTMDKSTEKTKKERRSR